In Ectothiorhodospira sp. BSL-9, a single window of DNA contains:
- a CDS encoding efflux RND transporter periplasmic adaptor subunit, whose product MTWKKKLLIGLVAATLLLLLTLALMPSPIPVSTSQVQQGYFAEVVEDEGRTRLREPFTVTAPIHGYLRRVTLEPGDAVLAGMPLFQMEPVPAPALDPRAREQAREAVFVAGARLEAARAEQEARATQYTLAQVEYERAEHLHQRDLVSSEERDRRRAQRDATRAAERAARHAVEVARFELASARLPLEIADGQRSGEEIAAITLEAPIDGIITRRHRRDEGPIQAGEAVLELGNLDDLEVQVDLLSLEAVRVRPGMRVVLERWGGGDELEARVRRVEPAGFEKVSALGVEEQRVWVWSRITSPREAWEHLGDGYRVEARFVLWEGDEVVHIPTSALFRDQDRWAVFVVEEGRARLRSVETGRRSGLRTQIESGLEPGEWVITHPGERVGDGVRVESQQ is encoded by the coding sequence ATGACCTGGAAGAAAAAACTCCTCATAGGCCTTGTCGCCGCCACCCTCCTGCTCCTGCTGACCCTGGCCCTGATGCCATCACCGATCCCGGTCAGCACCAGCCAGGTGCAGCAAGGGTATTTCGCCGAGGTGGTCGAGGACGAAGGGCGCACGCGACTGCGGGAACCCTTCACCGTGACCGCCCCGATCCACGGCTATCTGCGCCGGGTCACCCTGGAGCCGGGCGATGCGGTGCTGGCGGGCATGCCCCTGTTTCAGATGGAACCCGTCCCGGCACCTGCCCTGGACCCCCGCGCCCGGGAGCAGGCCCGCGAGGCGGTGTTTGTCGCCGGGGCCCGACTGGAGGCCGCCAGGGCGGAACAGGAGGCCCGCGCCACCCAGTACACCCTGGCCCAGGTGGAGTACGAACGGGCCGAACACCTGCACCAGCGGGACCTGGTGTCCTCGGAGGAACGGGACCGTCGGCGCGCCCAGCGGGATGCCACCCGGGCCGCCGAACGGGCCGCACGGCATGCGGTGGAGGTGGCCCGCTTCGAACTGGCCTCGGCCCGGCTGCCACTGGAGATCGCCGATGGCCAGCGATCCGGCGAAGAGATCGCCGCCATCACGCTCGAAGCCCCCATCGACGGGATCATCACCCGGCGGCATCGACGGGATGAGGGGCCCATCCAGGCCGGCGAGGCCGTTCTGGAGCTGGGCAACCTGGATGATCTGGAGGTGCAGGTGGACCTGCTGTCCCTGGAGGCCGTGCGCGTACGCCCCGGGATGCGGGTGGTGCTGGAGCGCTGGGGCGGCGGTGATGAACTGGAGGCCCGGGTACGGCGGGTGGAGCCGGCCGGTTTCGAGAAGGTCTCGGCCCTGGGGGTGGAGGAGCAGCGGGTATGGGTATGGTCGCGGATCACCTCGCCCCGGGAGGCCTGGGAACACCTGGGGGATGGTTACCGGGTGGAGGCCCGATTCGTGCTGTGGGAGGGGGATGAGGTGGTCCACATCCCCACCAGTGCCCTGTTCCGGGATCAGGATCGCTGGGCGGTCTTCGTGGTGGAAGAGGGGCGGGCTCGCCTGCGTTCAGTGGAAACGGGCCGCCGCAGCGGCCTGCGCACGCAGATCGAGTCGGGGCTGGAGCCTGGGGAGTGGGTGATCACCCATCCGGGTGAGCGGGTGGGTGATGGGGTGAGGGTGGAGTCACAGCAATAA
- a CDS encoding ABC transporter permease has product MAPLHRKLLRDLAHLKGQAAAIGVVIAAGVMVLILAVTTLDAISLSKARFYDSHHFAQVFADLKRAPEGVAGRLADIPGVNQVQTRVKAPVRLEVAGFDDPVRGLLVSLPDGEQPRLNRLYLRQGTLPESGRNDQVVIGEPFAQAHDLAPGDTLTAIIDGRLERLTISGVGLSPEFIYQLGPADLLPDYARFGVLWMNRRALGHAMDMDGAFNNVVLSLQAGAREADVIDAVDQILALYGGIGATGRDDQVSHRFLSEELNQLRVMAWVLPTIFLGVAAFLLNVLMGRIIRTQRQQVALLKAFGYGHLDLAIHYGLFTGVIVVGGGALGVALGAWAAEAMAEIYAEYFRFPELSFRLQPRILALAFVISAGAALLGTWHAVSAAVRLPPAQAMRPPAPERFRPSWLERSVLGQRLDQPSRIIIRNLSRHRLKGLMSMVGIGLSGSLLLLGSYQFNAVDHLLDLQYRLVMKMDVHVTFTDPTPERALAELRAMPGVNHAEGYRSVPVHLSHGRQDYRTAIMGMEAEPALRGLLDQDHRPTRLPPEGLLLTQYLADYLGVRPGDTLQVEVLEGHRRTVSVEVAGTVDEPIGVSAYMERRALNRLMGEGPAISGVWLLTDTAHETDLFDRLWEAPRVAGIGQIDDVERQFREYIGDTVLVMMGILLLMAGSITFAVVYNNARIAFAERARELATLRVLGFSRGEVSWILIGEIAVITLAAIPLGWLVGTGFAYLLNEAMTMDMYRVPMIITPRSYAFSAGGVLLASVLSLLLIARRLRELDMVSALKTAE; this is encoded by the coding sequence ATGGCCCCGCTGCACCGCAAACTGCTCAGGGACCTGGCCCACCTCAAGGGCCAGGCGGCGGCTATTGGTGTGGTGATCGCCGCCGGCGTGATGGTGCTCATCCTGGCGGTGACCACCCTGGACGCCATCTCCCTGTCCAAGGCCCGCTTTTACGACAGTCATCACTTCGCTCAGGTCTTCGCCGATCTGAAACGGGCCCCCGAGGGGGTGGCCGGGCGGCTGGCGGACATCCCCGGCGTGAATCAGGTGCAGACCCGGGTAAAGGCCCCGGTGCGCCTGGAAGTGGCCGGCTTCGACGATCCCGTTCGCGGCCTGCTGGTTTCCTTGCCCGATGGGGAACAGCCTCGGCTAAACCGGCTGTACCTGCGTCAGGGAACCCTGCCCGAATCCGGGCGCAACGATCAGGTGGTGATCGGCGAGCCCTTCGCCCAGGCCCATGATCTGGCGCCGGGGGATACCCTCACCGCCATCATCGATGGTCGGCTGGAGCGGCTGACCATCAGCGGCGTGGGGCTCTCGCCGGAGTTCATCTATCAGCTGGGGCCGGCGGATCTGCTGCCCGACTATGCCCGCTTTGGTGTGCTGTGGATGAACCGTCGCGCCCTGGGCCATGCCATGGACATGGACGGTGCCTTCAACAACGTGGTGCTCAGCCTGCAGGCCGGGGCCCGGGAAGCCGATGTGATCGACGCCGTGGACCAGATCCTGGCCCTGTACGGGGGCATTGGTGCCACGGGGCGCGACGATCAGGTCTCGCATCGCTTCCTGTCGGAGGAACTGAATCAGCTGCGGGTGATGGCCTGGGTGCTGCCCACCATCTTTCTGGGGGTGGCTGCCTTTCTGCTCAATGTGCTCATGGGCCGCATCATCCGCACCCAGCGCCAGCAGGTGGCCCTGCTCAAGGCCTTTGGCTATGGCCATCTGGATCTGGCCATCCATTATGGCCTGTTCACCGGGGTCATCGTGGTCGGCGGCGGGGCGCTGGGGGTGGCCCTGGGGGCCTGGGCCGCCGAGGCCATGGCGGAGATCTATGCGGAGTATTTCCGCTTTCCCGAGCTGAGTTTCCGGCTGCAGCCGCGCATCCTGGCCCTGGCCTTCGTGATCTCGGCGGGCGCCGCCCTGCTGGGCACCTGGCATGCGGTGAGCGCGGCGGTGCGACTGCCTCCGGCCCAGGCCATGCGGCCACCCGCACCGGAGCGCTTTCGTCCCTCCTGGCTGGAGCGTTCCGTCCTCGGGCAGCGTCTGGATCAACCCAGCCGCATCATCATCCGCAACCTGTCCCGTCACCGGCTCAAGGGGCTGATGTCCATGGTGGGCATCGGGCTGTCGGGCAGTCTGCTGCTATTGGGCAGCTATCAGTTCAATGCCGTGGATCATCTGCTGGATCTGCAATACCGACTGGTGATGAAGATGGATGTGCATGTCACCTTCACCGATCCCACACCGGAGCGGGCCCTGGCGGAGTTGCGGGCCATGCCCGGGGTGAACCATGCCGAGGGCTATCGCAGTGTGCCCGTGCACCTCAGCCATGGGCGGCAGGATTATCGCACCGCCATCATGGGCATGGAGGCGGAACCCGCCCTGCGGGGCCTGCTGGACCAGGACCATCGCCCCACCCGTCTGCCGCCAGAGGGTCTGCTGCTCACCCAATATCTGGCCGACTATCTGGGTGTACGCCCGGGGGATACCCTTCAGGTGGAGGTCCTGGAGGGGCACCGACGCACCGTGAGCGTGGAGGTGGCCGGTACCGTGGACGAGCCCATCGGCGTGAGTGCCTATATGGAGCGCCGCGCCCTGAACCGGCTCATGGGCGAAGGCCCGGCCATCAGTGGCGTGTGGCTGCTCACCGACACGGCCCATGAGACCGACCTGTTCGACCGGCTCTGGGAGGCCCCAAGGGTCGCGGGCATCGGCCAGATCGATGACGTGGAGCGTCAGTTCCGGGAATACATCGGTGATACGGTGCTGGTGATGATGGGCATCCTGCTGCTCATGGCCGGCTCCATCACCTTCGCGGTGGTGTACAACAATGCCCGTATCGCCTTTGCCGAACGGGCCCGGGAGCTGGCCACCCTGAGGGTGCTGGGTTTCAGCCGGGGTGAGGTGAGCTGGATCCTGATCGGCGAGATCGCCGTGATCACCCTGGCCGCCATCCCCCTGGGCTGGCTGGTGGGTACCGGGTTCGCCTATCTGCTCAACGAGGCCATGACCATGGACATGTACCGGGTGCCGATGATCATCACGCCCCGCAGCTATGCCTTCTCCGCCGGCGGGGTACTGCTGGCCTCGGTGCTGTCCTTGTTGTTGATCGCGCGCCGGCTGCGAGAACTGGACATGGTATCGGCGTTGAAGACGGCGGAGTGA
- a CDS encoding ABC transporter ATP-binding protein, with translation MVFFTRHLTKTYVMGEVAIHALRGVDLSLYAGELVVMLGASGSGKSTLLNILGGLDTASSGEVRYREQDLVNATEKSLTRFRRHHVGFVFQFYNLISSLTARENVAIVTEIARNPMTPEAALEMVGLSSRLDHFPSQLSGGEQQRVAIARAVAKRPDVLLCDEPTGALDSTTGIRVLQVLQDINVELGTTTAVITHNAVIGEMADRVIRLADGRVQEVTDNPGRKSPSQLSW, from the coding sequence GCGCGGGGTGGACCTGTCCCTGTATGCCGGCGAACTGGTGGTGATGCTCGGGGCCTCGGGCTCCGGCAAGTCCACCCTGCTGAACATCCTGGGCGGCCTGGACACTGCGTCCAGCGGTGAGGTGCGCTACCGGGAGCAGGACCTGGTCAACGCCACGGAGAAGAGCCTCACCCGGTTTCGCCGCCACCATGTGGGCTTTGTGTTCCAATTCTACAACCTCATCTCCAGCCTCACCGCCCGGGAGAACGTGGCCATTGTCACCGAGATCGCCCGCAACCCCATGACGCCCGAGGCGGCCCTGGAGATGGTGGGCCTGTCCTCACGGCTGGACCACTTCCCTTCCCAGCTCTCCGGCGGAGAGCAGCAGCGGGTGGCCATTGCCCGGGCGGTGGCCAAACGGCCCGACGTGCTGCTCTGCGACGAGCCCACCGGCGCCCTGGATTCCACCACGGGCATCCGTGTGCTGCAGGTATTGCAGGATATCAATGTTGAGCTGGGTACCACCACGGCGGTGATCACACATAACGCCGTCATCGGGGAGATGGCCGACCGGGTGATTCGTTTGGCCGATGGAAGGGTGCAGGAGGTCACCGATAACCCGGGGCGCAAATCCCCCTCCCAGCTTTCCTGGTGA